The Manihot esculenta cultivar AM560-2 chromosome 8, M.esculenta_v8, whole genome shotgun sequence genomic interval attccaattgTTTGAATGCCCCATGTATTAGTCACATTCATAGTAGTCAAAGGTACACCGAGGCCAAAGGCCTGTGCCCTTAAAGGGATGAGACAGTCACAGGAGATGTCACAGAGGTGTTGCCTGTTGCAAGGTACAAGGCCTGGTCTCGCCCTAGCCTCAACCAGACTACCACCATCTAGATTGTTCACCAATAAAGGCCACCGGCATTTCAATGGCGACTCTCTGATCTACCATTATGCAAAGTCCACACTCTGAAAAGTTGCTGGAAATTCTATTGCCTCATGTATCTCTTCTCCCACTTTATTCTGATTCCTCTGTAtcctttttccttcttttctttttcttttcctataatatatatacatacagcAGCAATACTGATTAGCTGCCACAAACCCAGAATATGCTTCAATGAACACAGTAGATTCTCTGTAAGGTGCAGCTCTATTTTGCCTCCAACCTCTCCCCACTCCCAAGTGGGTGCCTGCACCGTTTGCCATCAATAACTACGGTAACTCCTATGCCATTTTCACTGCATAGTCCGCACTATGTTAAGGCTAAATATAGGAATACCGACACTATTGCTAACAGCTCAAGTGCCGCAATGCAACACATCTAAACGTCCCCTAAAAGAAAATAGTGTTCTTAATATGAGCTGCGTAATGCACTAAAGGGCATAAGCCAGGCTGCAGTCTAACATCAGAAGAAACAAACAGAAGTTGCTCACAGGTGAAGGAGATTGCAACTAGATCCTCTGCGCAAAGTGACTGCAAGTTTAAACATCTTTGAAACATATCCTACTTTGGATTCCAATATGGGAACAAATCTAGAACCATCGAGAATTTTATTAGCAGTTTTTGCAGTTGGTTGagtattaaaacatgaaatgtcCTACCTTAACCTATCCAAGTTCTGCCGGTATTGAGTACGATATAATCCCAgtttagaagaagaagaaaaaaaaaagaagataatgCCTAGTTAACaaaaaagggggggggggggggggggaaacGAGCTTCgcaaacagaaaataaacaGACATCTCACAGCTAAAACATCACAATTACTCACCAAATTAATCTAAAAATCGCATTACTTCCCAAAATAAATCATTACCTTTCCATAAGCCATTTCGAAGGGCCCAGAACCATGCTTCTCATCCTCCAAATTGCTCACCACCACTGCCCCGCCTTTCTCACAATCCATTTCTCCTCCATCCTTTTTATGAACAACGCCAGTTCCCAAATCCATCCAAAATACAAACCCaacaaagaaaatataaaatccaACAAATCCAACAGCCTGCCAAAAAGTTATCTCCCCACTCAAATACACATAAAATAGAAACAAAGCTCCCACTAAATAAAACGCAACATCCCTCACAAAAGACCCAGGATCCACATTAAATGGTGCTGCATATATCGCCACGAATCCAACCACGAACGCAGAAACAAAAGTACCAGCAGACAGTATAGCCCCAAACCCAGTTCTGTACTGCCCAGATCGAACTGCCGCAAGAGATGCAAAAACATCGGGTGCCCCATTGCCTAGCGCCAAAAGGGTCACTCCACCCATGCTTGGAGATAGGTTCAAGTGATTGGTGAGCTTGGTGGTGACAATAGAGAAATGGGATTGGGCTGTTTTGATGAGGATATAGAAATGGAGAAGAATGAACAAAGAAAGGGAAGGAATCGACAGGAAAAGGTTTCCTTCGAGGAGACAAAAGTGGATAGAAAGGTAGTCGATGAGGCCATTGGTGGAGGGAAGAGAGGAACAAGAGAGAGGGAGGAGGGTCTGGTTATGGGATTGTGAGAGGAGAGATCTGCGAGGGATTTCAGAGGATGTTGAGTAAAATGGTGATTTGGAGAAAAAGAAAGCGGAGAGGAAGGTCAAGGACAGTGCTGCAATGGAGTTGAGGAGGCAAGCAGGAGCAAAGATAGAGAAAGAGAAGGCCATGCCATTTCACAAAAAATTTGGGTCTCCTTCTGTTAAGCAATTGAGAGCGAATTGGTAtcctctcttctttttttttgggttaTTTTTTTACTGAAAAATGATGAGCTCGCGCTTGACTGGCATCAGGAACTGTTACTCGGTTAGCTTTTTCACAAGTAAATGCGCCATTTTTGTTCGTCTCCGATTGGATCATTTCATTCCATGTTAGACCTGGACGCGTTATTTCCAAAGCCAAACGAAGGATTGAAACAAAACCATTTTAATTTCTCATAACCACAAATTGAAAAGGTAACCTTTTGGGTTAAGAATTTGGGTGGAGAATGGAGACTATAGGCTGCCCATTTCATCGAGACATTTCATCAAGCAAAGTTACCTCACTGGGCCGCATGCACTGTATGCACGCACAGCCCAGGGTCCATCAGAATTCTTTCAGGAAAGGGATCCTATTTGCAATCGTATTCCTCATCTTTCGCCGTGACCCGACACCGGTGAACTGGAGGACCAAGGTCGAATGCAGACTGAATTTGGAGATTTTTTGCCATCATGAATAGCAACACATGAATCATATAATAGCAACACATGAATCATataggaagaagaaaagaaagtgattGAAATAAACAGCACTGCATTGACATTGGGCCTATCTTACACAACTTTGAACTGTACAATGATAACGCAGTCAGGCAGACACTATCTATGGAGCTTTGTAAATAACCATTTCCTCCTCTGATTTACATCCATTCCCACAAAAACCTTGgcctttttctcattttctagaAGTTGACAGGCTTCCAAGAAGAGCTCATCGTCCATATCTGGTATAGCTTGAAGTGCATCAACAATGACTTCTATTGACATATGCTCTTTTGCCTCCTTGCTTCCCATTGTTTTGACCATGTGCAGCTTCCGACCAAGTGCTTTTGAATCCTCCATCTTCTGTCTTTGAACTTTCCTAGAAGCCACTGAGGTTGATGAAGTTACAAGTTTCCGTTTTTTCCTGCGATCAGATGTCTCAAATTCTTCAGTCTGATTTGCATCTCCATTAATTCCATAGAGCCCCATGTCTGTTTCAATCTCCATTTTTACACCCAAATTACTTGATCTTCTAACTGGCAATTCATTACCATAAATCACGCAAAGATCATCATAGCTACTTAAGATTCTATCTTTGTACTTACTTGCATGTGGATGTTCCTGAAGAAAAGTTTCATCATAAGAAAAGCTAAACAAAAAAAAGGGTTATATATTTGAATGCAGACTACTTACAGATCTGTTTCAATCTGTTTCAATCTGTTTCAGAAACAGTATCACTTCAGAAATTGTAAATTACTAGATACTGTTTTTTAAAGGTCGAAGGATATAGAAAGCCAGACAGACCATACCCACAGGAGCAAGGAGAGGGGGGGAGAAGTTGGTAAATGGGAAAATTTTTTCTAGCCCTtgattttgtttgtgagaaagaaaagCACCTGGATATAAGATAGCCAATAATCATCATCAGCAATTATTGTTCGCTCAGTTTCATCCCAATAGAAACCATTCTGATTCAGAAGAACTGTGATGTTGTCATACTCTTCCATCAAACTAAAGTACCAGCTTTCTACAGCATCTCTGTCACAGAGGAGGCCAAACTTCTCATTGAATGAAGCAATTATCCAGGACCATGCATGCTCGTTGAATGTCTGACCAATCTTATTTCCCTTAATCACCTGCTCTAACAGAAGTTCAATGAAATAGACTTCCATTGTCTTTGTCCAATTTATTTGTGAATGGTCAAAGTCAGAAGGGGATAGGCCATCCTCGTCCCCTGCAATTCCAAATAAAGAAATAAGTAGAAGAACTATTGTTTATGGTGCATTTAAAGAGAGATTGATCTTGCACTAGCTTGTttccaaaatagaaaatcagAATAGCTGTCCTGTCAACAATTACAATGGCTAAACTTGTAATTAACATACGTTACTGCAGTTTTACATGGCCTCAGGCCATCATACTTGTAGCCATAGATTTTATTACAGAATCATAATTTGGGATGCAATCTTGTCCATAAATATAGTGTGCAAagccagagagagagagagagagagagagagagagagagagagaacataCCAAAATTTGGTCCCAGGATATACTCATCAGCCGCCATTGCATGACATGAATAGCTGAGTCTTCCATTATTGTTTGCATCTCCAAATATCAAGAATAAATCATTATAATTTGGGAGAGTTCTATTGCGGTATGACCAAGCATCTGGGTTTTCCTGCACTAAACAGATGTAAGCTACGAGGACCTTGAAGATTTTTATCAACCAGATTATTcaattaagaagaaaaaatcACCTTCAAATAAGAATTCCAGAGATCATCATCAGCAATTATCATCTGTCTCAGTTCATCCCATGCAAATC includes:
- the LOC110620452 gene encoding cation/calcium exchanger 5, translated to MAFSFSIFAPACLLNSIAALSLTFLSAFFFSKSPFYSTSSEIPRRSLLSQSHNQTLLPLSCSSLPSTNGLIDYLSIHFCLLEGNLFLSIPSLSLFILLHFYILIKTAQSHFSIVTTKLTNHLNLSPSMGGVTLLALGNGAPDVFASLAAVRSGQYRTGFGAILSAGTFVSAFVVGFVAIYAAPFNVDPGSFVRDVAFYLVGALFLFYVYLSGEITFWQAVGFVGFYIFFVGFVFWMDLGTGVVHKKDGGEMDCEKGGAVVVSNLEDEKHGSGPFEMAYGKISKVWECPISFLLKLTIPQTSPSEWSRFYVSANIVLCPLALLYTCNSFMPLEHPVVFLLSNAHFPLWFIVLMASSSLALLHFILEKEPPKTEQMPIVLVAFIMSVFWISTVAGELLNCLAALGLLLEVHPSILGLTVLAWGNSVGDLVADVAVARAGQPAMAMAGCFAGPMFNMLVGLGSALVVQTADVYPKAYELDLHTGIVIAFVFLLLSLMGSLLVITWSRFRVPRFWGFCLVGLYVFFMVVSLVIAKYSG